One segment of Candidatus Falkowbacteria bacterium DNA contains the following:
- a CDS encoding GIY-YIG nuclease family protein, with protein MEGIFVYLIQSFDGSYYTGITKDVDKRLEEHNSGKSKIIISHRPYHLVYYKKYCNYIQARKHEKWLKKKSRQFKSKLSLGKSFSAVLLLRRWSQACPALRGSNPAPPKRGGVNTAHYYKQVFDLLFCL; from the coding sequence ATGGAGGGAATTTTTGTATATCTTATACAAAGTTTTGATGGTAGTTATTATACGGGAATAACAAAAGATGTTGACAAAAGGCTCGAAGAACACAATAGTGGTAAATCAAAAATAATCATTAGTCACAGACCTTATCATTTGGTGTATTATAAAAAATATTGTAACTACATTCAGGCAAGAAAACATGAGAAATGGTTAAAGAAGAAGAGCCGTCAATTTAAATCGAAATTGTCTTTAGGCAAAAGTTTTAGCGCTGTTCTCCTCTTAAGGAGATGGTCGCAGGCTTGCCCCGCTCTGCGGGGTTCGAATCCTGCCCCGCCCAAAAGGGGCGGGGTAAACACGGCGCACTATTATAAGCAGGTCTTTGACCTGCTTTTTTGTTTATAA
- a CDS encoding pilin encodes MFKKINLWYLLAFILLPLSYVSAESEPASSTVLDNPLKGVTSVPQLIGNVITGVLGIVGSLALLMFVYGGFMWMLSAGNEKMVEKGKTTLIWASLGLVVIFMSYALVTFVIKTATGG; translated from the coding sequence ATGTTTAAGAAAATAAATCTTTGGTATTTATTGGCATTTATTCTTCTGCCTCTATCTTATGTATCTGCCGAGAGTGAGCCTGCTTCATCAACCGTCCTTGATAATCCACTTAAGGGAGTTACAAGCGTGCCTCAGCTAATTGGTAACGTTATTACGGGCGTTTTGGGTATAGTAGGATCGCTTGCTTTGTTAATGTTTGTTTACGGTGGCTTTATGTGGATGTTGTCGGCTGGTAATGAGAAAATGGTTGAAAAAGGTAAAACAACTTTAATCTGGGCATCACTAGGTTTAGTTGTTATTTTCATGTCTTACGCCTTGGTTACCTTCGTTATAAAGACAGCAACAGGAGGATAG